A region of uncultured Desulfobacter sp. DNA encodes the following proteins:
- a CDS encoding NIL domain-containing protein, translating into MYSKIVILDFPPQEAQKPIVCQLVKKYDLMFNILKAQISSKSEGHMVLEISSAGKSAFNKGIAYLKEQGVHVSTPEHKIYKDEEICTHCGACIAVCPTDALYIKRPEMEVIFDQEKCSLCERCLLTCPTRAMGLFSKDIKETA; encoded by the coding sequence TTGTATTCAAAAATTGTAATTTTAGATTTCCCGCCCCAAGAGGCCCAAAAGCCCATCGTCTGTCAGCTCGTAAAAAAGTATGACCTGATGTTTAATATCCTGAAAGCACAAATATCTTCAAAAAGTGAAGGGCATATGGTGCTTGAGATCTCTTCTGCCGGAAAATCCGCGTTTAACAAAGGGATCGCTTATCTAAAAGAACAGGGTGTCCATGTATCCACCCCTGAACATAAAATCTACAAGGACGAAGAGATATGCACCCATTGCGGCGCATGTATTGCGGTCTGCCCCACAGACGCCCTGTACATTAAACGTCCTGAAATGGAAGTGATATTTGACCAGGAAAAATGCAGTCTGTGTGAGCGCTGTCTTCTGACATGCCCCACCCGGGCCATGGGACTGTTCAGCAAAGATATAAAAGAAACCGCCTGA
- the mnmA gene encoding tRNA 2-thiouridine(34) synthase MnmA, whose amino-acid sequence MSDPPVVAVALSGGIDSLAAGFLIKQRFEKVFGIHFTTGYEKRIPNVSALASVLGFPVHTIDLSSQFQTSVVDYFVSTYMAGKTPNPCLVCNMQIKFKALFDHARKLGADLMATGHYATVVNRYTPDTEENHQAWLEKGADLNKDQSYFLSMLSHKILDRVVFPLAGFTKAHVRHIAGQHNLVPIMPNESQDICFLPEKNHGAFINAQTNASISPGPVVDGHGKIVGSHQGLHTFTVGQRKGINIPGPAPYYVKKIDMNTNTLHVCFKSDLAEKQMKVEQIVWNYPEKVGIRDLSVQIRYGHKAAPAKLDWDKSCAIVTFDTPQNAVTPGQAAVFYCRNRVLGAGLIH is encoded by the coding sequence ATGTCTGACCCACCGGTTGTGGCCGTGGCACTGAGCGGCGGAATAGATTCCCTGGCAGCAGGGTTTCTGATCAAACAGCGTTTTGAGAAGGTTTTCGGCATTCATTTCACCACAGGCTATGAAAAGAGAATACCAAACGTATCAGCCCTGGCTTCTGTTCTTGGCTTTCCCGTGCATACCATAGATCTGTCCAGCCAGTTTCAAACCAGTGTGGTTGATTATTTTGTGTCAACTTACATGGCCGGGAAAACACCCAATCCATGCCTTGTCTGCAACATGCAGATAAAATTTAAGGCGTTGTTTGACCATGCACGAAAGCTTGGGGCGGATCTGATGGCAACCGGACATTATGCCACAGTGGTCAACAGATACACCCCAGACACAGAAGAAAACCATCAGGCATGGCTTGAAAAGGGCGCAGACCTTAATAAGGACCAGTCTTATTTTCTATCCATGCTTTCCCATAAAATTTTAGACAGGGTGGTGTTTCCGTTGGCTGGTTTTACCAAAGCCCATGTCCGGCATATTGCAGGGCAACACAACCTTGTGCCGATTATGCCCAATGAAAGCCAGGATATCTGTTTTTTGCCGGAAAAAAATCACGGGGCATTCATCAACGCCCAGACCAATGCTTCCATCAGCCCCGGCCCCGTGGTTGACGGTCATGGCAAAATCGTTGGGTCCCATCAGGGGCTGCACACATTTACAGTTGGTCAACGCAAAGGCATCAATATTCCGGGTCCCGCACCCTATTATGTAAAAAAAATTGATATGAACACCAACACCCTCCATGTGTGCTTTAAATCTGATCTTGCGGAAAAACAGATGAAGGTTGAACAGATTGTCTGGAATTATCCCGAAAAAGTTGGAATCCGGGATCTTTCGGTTCAGATCCGGTACGGCCACAAGGCTGCCCCTGCCAAACTTGACTGGGATAAATCTTGTGCCATTGTAACATTTGACACACCCCAAAACGCGGTAACGCCCGGCCAGGCAGCGGTATTTTATTGCAGGAACCGTGTATTGGGTGCGGGTCTGATCCATTAG
- the mtaB gene encoding tRNA (N(6)-L-threonylcarbamoyladenosine(37)-C(2))-methylthiotransferase MtaB: protein MNKKTFYIESLGCKVNQYESDGIAANLEAHGFSRVDKGCPADICIINTCAVTSRAGMQSRQETRKLIRENPDATVIVTGCHAQTDPEQVKKISGVDLIVCHQDKNLIPEYLVQNPPEKDLFAFRKPEYGKGACFAQFAEADHPVSGKMTRAYLKIQDGCNQFCTYCIIPYARGTSVSMPFDQVMAHVSGLSRQGFKEVILTGIHTGLYGQDLNPETSLTQLVKTLDEKRLVDQIRISSIEPNEITDALIPMARPGHILCDHFHIPLQSGDNGVLSRMKRPYTVEQFSDIIHSIHSTLPHAGIGLDVIMGFPGETDKSFENTYKLVEGLPVSYLHVFPYSPRKGTPAWHFIPKVSSAAAKKRAAQMRGLGEQKHEDFIKANQGRVLRGLIQNQRDSRTGMLKAVTTNYLTVFIKNEKDVSENPDNLKGEIVNIKFDQLGNGCGLLGRIIP from the coding sequence ATGAATAAAAAAACTTTTTATATTGAAAGCCTTGGCTGTAAAGTCAATCAATATGAATCCGACGGCATTGCCGCAAACCTTGAAGCCCATGGATTTTCAAGGGTGGACAAGGGCTGCCCCGCTGATATCTGCATCATCAACACCTGTGCTGTGACCTCCAGGGCCGGTATGCAGTCCCGCCAGGAAACCAGAAAACTGATCCGTGAAAATCCCGATGCAACCGTAATTGTCACCGGATGCCATGCCCAGACAGACCCGGAACAGGTTAAAAAAATTTCAGGAGTGGATCTCATAGTGTGCCACCAGGATAAAAACCTGATCCCTGAATACCTGGTCCAGAACCCACCTGAAAAAGATTTATTTGCATTCAGAAAACCGGAATACGGCAAAGGCGCATGTTTTGCACAATTTGCGGAAGCAGACCATCCCGTATCGGGCAAAATGACCCGGGCCTACCTGAAAATCCAGGACGGATGCAATCAGTTCTGTACCTATTGCATTATCCCCTATGCCAGGGGGACATCCGTATCCATGCCTTTCGACCAGGTTATGGCCCATGTTTCAGGGTTGAGCCGGCAGGGATTCAAAGAGGTCATTCTGACAGGTATTCACACAGGGTTATATGGCCAGGATTTAAATCCTGAAACCTCTTTGACACAACTTGTAAAGACCCTTGACGAAAAACGGCTGGTTGATCAGATAAGGATCTCCTCCATTGAGCCCAATGAAATAACCGATGCACTCATTCCAATGGCCCGTCCCGGCCATATTTTATGTGATCACTTTCATATCCCGTTGCAGTCAGGGGACAATGGGGTACTGTCCCGCATGAAGCGCCCCTACACTGTTGAACAGTTTTCAGACATCATACACAGCATCCATAGCACCCTGCCCCATGCAGGTATCGGCCTGGACGTGATCATGGGGTTTCCCGGAGAGACAGACAAGTCATTTGAAAACACATACAAGCTTGTTGAGGGACTGCCCGTATCCTATCTTCATGTATTTCCCTATTCACCAAGAAAAGGGACCCCGGCATGGCATTTCATCCCAAAGGTTTCGTCAGCCGCGGCTAAAAAAAGAGCCGCACAGATGCGCGGGCTTGGTGAACAAAAACATGAGGATTTTATCAAGGCAAACCAGGGTCGGGTTCTCAGGGGGCTGATTCAAAATCAAAGGGATTCGCGCACAGGCATGCTTAAGGCAGTCACAACCAACTACCTGACCGTTTTTATTAAAAACGAAAAGGATGTGTCAGAAAACCCGGACAACCTCAAAGGAGAAATCGTTAACATTAAATTTGATCAATTGGGCAACGGCTGTGGTCTTCTCGGCCGGATTATCCCCTGA
- the djlA gene encoding co-chaperone DjlA, with protein sequence MSWLGKMIGGTIGLALGGPLGAVAGAAFGHAFVDRREDEYLRSIPGGKGQVLSSNEEAQLVFFTAAFSMLAKISKADGRINEEEIKVVEKFMINDLQLDQASRETAQNIFRNAVTSSQTFEDFARQFYSVFKYQANIIELMMDVLFRVSSADGNISDAEEQMILSATRIFNFSQSEFNRLKSRYVKKSDPYYAVLKCDENASNEEIKKQYRTLVQEYHPDKIQAKGLPEEFVKFATDKFTEIQDAYEHIRKIRGF encoded by the coding sequence ATGAGTTGGCTTGGAAAAATGATAGGTGGCACCATCGGACTGGCTTTGGGCGGTCCGCTGGGTGCTGTGGCAGGGGCTGCATTTGGCCACGCTTTTGTGGATAGAAGAGAGGATGAATATTTACGTTCCATTCCCGGTGGCAAGGGACAGGTACTGTCCTCCAACGAAGAGGCCCAACTTGTGTTTTTTACAGCCGCATTTTCCATGCTGGCTAAAATCAGCAAAGCAGATGGCCGGATCAATGAGGAGGAGATAAAGGTTGTTGAGAAATTTATGATCAACGATCTTCAACTTGACCAGGCAAGCCGTGAAACGGCCCAAAATATTTTCAGAAACGCCGTGACCTCTTCCCAGACCTTTGAGGATTTTGCACGGCAGTTTTATTCGGTGTTTAAATACCAGGCCAATATCATAGAGTTGATGATGGATGTGCTGTTCAGGGTATCTTCGGCTGACGGAAATATTTCTGACGCCGAGGAGCAGATGATTTTGTCAGCCACCAGGATTTTCAATTTCTCCCAGTCCGAATTTAACCGGCTTAAATCCAGGTATGTAAAAAAATCCGATCCCTATTACGCTGTACTCAAGTGCGATGAAAATGCCAGTAACGAAGAGATTAAAAAACAGTACCGGACCCTGGTCCAGGAGTATCACCCGGATAAAATCCAGGCCAAGGGGCTGCCCGAGGAATTTGTTAAGTTCGCAACGGATAAATTCACTGAAATTCAGGATGCTTACGAACATATCAGGAAGATCAGGGGATTTTGA
- a CDS encoding BON domain-containing protein, with product MPKKSDYTTKYAIVCAFVLFLMSGCASQNPNAGSPVYYQLDSEQRTRSPVTFVSDTVLMARVKSKFMSDDMVNDEGIHVKVRHGVVYLDGCVADIYQRRMAQDLAGSIDGVVQVISRLKVTNPGTVFMNTDIR from the coding sequence ATGCCAAAAAAATCAGATTACACAACGAAATACGCCATTGTCTGTGCATTTGTTTTGTTCTTAATGTCGGGGTGTGCATCCCAGAATCCCAATGCCGGGTCACCGGTATACTATCAATTAGATTCAGAACAGCGCACCCGCTCCCCTGTAACTTTTGTCAGCGACACGGTGCTCATGGCCAGGGTAAAATCCAAATTCATGTCCGATGACATGGTCAATGACGAAGGTATACACGTCAAGGTCCGTCATGGGGTTGTCTACCTTGACGGCTGTGTCGCCGATATCTACCAGCGCCGTATGGCCCAGGATCTGGCCGGAAGTATTGACGGGGTGGTCCAGGTGATCAGCCGCCTTAAGGTCACCAATCCGGGCACTGTTTTTATGAACACAGACATCAGGTAA
- the dnaE gene encoding DNA polymerase III subunit alpha, protein MTDNQDIPFYHLHLHTEYSLLDGAIRLNDLMKRCTEYGMDAVSITDHGTMFGAAEFYEKALKAGIKPILGCEVYVAPRTLNDRTQLDRKGLSHLVLLAKDREGYANLCKLVSVAQLQGFYFKPRIDKALLAEHARGLVGLSACLKGDIPQAILEGNQAKADELARFYLETLGEGNFFLEVQENGMEVQHRLNSGLLDMSKRLSIPMVATNDCHYLSKGDAKAHEILLCIQTGDTFDNADRFKFDSDQLYFKSRQEMAETLGHFPDAIANTKLIADMCQVDFGKKTYHFPRYDLGDGLSEDQLFKKLAMEGFEERLAKIKEKTPDIDEQVYRERINYEIDIILKMGFPGYFLIVADFIGHARKIGVPVGPGRGSAAGSMVAYAMGITALDPIEHGLIFERFLNPARISMPDIDVDFCIEGREHVYNYTVERYGGPEYVCQIITFGKLKAKAVIRDVGRALNVPLSEVDEVAKMIPDTAKNLKKALEEVPAIQEKCSETQVKTQMLEVAMLLEGLPRHASTHAAGVVVSDKPLCEYLPLFKGKDGETITQFDMNYTEKQGLVKFDFLGLRNLTVIKNCIALIEKQGKTPPDLLHLDYSDQKTFELLQNSDTTGVFQLESSGMKELISRLKPASFSDIVALVALYRPGPLDSGMADNYVERKHGREPVIYLFPELEPVLEETYGVILYQEQVMKIAGVLANYSMAQADGLRKAMGKKIAAMMEEHRTLFMKGAQENGHDPKKAEELFNLMEKFGGYGFNKSHSAAYALIAFQTAFLKAHFPVEFIAALMTSERSNSDAVLKYMDECKAHNIKVLPPDVNQSDAFFNVDNDCIRFGLAAIKGVGEAAIESIVENREKEGDYTSLYNFCERVNLTKANKKVLEALIKCGAFDSTNDKRAQMMAVLEDALDHGSRIQKEKADAQLDLFADLGVGISLPSSIPRIPDMDEWEGKVLLELEKEALGFYITGHPMDNYAEIIRKFASVNTVTLQDVEDEQMIRIGGNLKVQKVHKTKKGDLMAFCNIEDQYSTVELVVFPELYAGTHTFLSQEQVVIVEAEVQKKENTIKLLGQAIVPATQAETLWAAGIVMLVDANRHGTDVFDQLKPVIERYPGNCVSLFNIHIDAEHPDVMVKLSDEYKSDACPGLFQEIETILGPGSIETRCAPVKEKVKKKKRWPKKQLT, encoded by the coding sequence ATGACCGATAATCAGGATATACCGTTTTACCACCTGCATCTGCATACCGAGTACTCCCTGCTTGACGGGGCCATCCGGCTGAACGATCTGATGAAAAGATGTACGGAATACGGCATGGATGCCGTGTCCATTACAGATCACGGGACCATGTTCGGTGCTGCCGAGTTTTATGAAAAGGCCCTGAAGGCCGGCATCAAACCCATATTGGGCTGCGAAGTCTACGTGGCGCCCAGGACCTTGAATGACCGGACCCAGCTGGATCGGAAAGGGTTGAGCCATCTGGTCCTTTTAGCCAAAGACAGGGAAGGGTACGCCAACCTTTGCAAACTGGTATCCGTGGCCCAGCTCCAGGGGTTTTATTTTAAACCCAGAATCGACAAGGCACTTCTGGCTGAACATGCCAGGGGCCTTGTGGGGCTTTCCGCCTGTCTCAAAGGAGATATCCCCCAGGCCATTCTGGAAGGTAACCAGGCAAAAGCAGATGAACTGGCACGGTTTTATCTTGAAACATTAGGCGAGGGAAATTTCTTTCTTGAAGTCCAGGAAAATGGGATGGAAGTCCAGCACCGTCTGAACAGCGGTCTGCTTGACATGAGCAAGCGGCTTTCCATTCCCATGGTGGCCACCAACGACTGCCATTATCTTTCCAAGGGCGATGCCAAAGCCCATGAAATCCTTTTATGCATCCAGACCGGGGATACCTTTGACAATGCCGACCGGTTTAAATTTGATTCCGATCAGCTCTATTTTAAATCCAGACAGGAGATGGCCGAGACCCTTGGCCATTTTCCCGATGCCATAGCCAACACAAAGCTCATTGCAGATATGTGCCAGGTGGATTTCGGCAAGAAAACATATCATTTCCCCCGGTATGACCTTGGCGATGGTCTGTCCGAGGACCAGTTGTTTAAAAAACTTGCCATGGAGGGGTTTGAAGAACGCCTTGCCAAGATCAAGGAAAAGACGCCTGACATTGATGAACAAGTCTACAGAGAGCGGATTAACTACGAGATTGATATTATCCTTAAAATGGGGTTCCCGGGCTACTTTCTCATTGTGGCTGATTTTATCGGCCATGCGCGAAAGATCGGGGTGCCGGTGGGGCCGGGCAGGGGGTCTGCGGCGGGTTCCATGGTGGCCTATGCCATGGGGATTACAGCCCTTGATCCCATTGAGCACGGGCTGATTTTTGAACGGTTCCTGAACCCGGCCCGTATCTCCATGCCTGATATTGACGTGGACTTCTGCATTGAGGGCCGGGAGCATGTCTACAATTATACGGTTGAACGCTACGGCGGCCCTGAATATGTGTGCCAGATCATTACCTTTGGAAAACTTAAAGCCAAGGCCGTAATCCGGGATGTGGGAAGAGCCCTGAATGTTCCCCTTTCCGAAGTGGACGAAGTGGCCAAAATGATACCCGACACGGCCAAAAATTTGAAAAAGGCATTGGAAGAGGTCCCGGCCATCCAGGAAAAATGCAGCGAAACCCAAGTCAAAACCCAGATGCTCGAAGTGGCCATGCTGCTCGAAGGTCTGCCCCGGCATGCATCCACCCATGCCGCAGGTGTTGTGGTATCCGATAAGCCTCTGTGTGAGTATCTGCCCTTGTTCAAGGGTAAGGACGGTGAGACCATTACCCAGTTTGACATGAACTACACTGAAAAACAGGGGCTTGTGAAATTTGATTTCCTGGGTCTTCGAAATCTAACCGTTATTAAAAACTGCATTGCCCTGATTGAAAAACAGGGTAAGACTCCGCCGGATTTGCTTCACCTTGATTATTCAGATCAAAAAACCTTTGAACTTTTGCAAAATTCCGATACCACAGGGGTGTTCCAGCTTGAAAGCTCCGGCATGAAAGAACTGATCTCCCGGCTTAAACCGGCCAGTTTTTCAGACATTGTGGCGCTTGTGGCACTCTACCGGCCAGGCCCTTTGGATTCGGGCATGGCAGACAACTATGTGGAACGAAAGCATGGCCGGGAACCTGTGATATACCTGTTTCCCGAATTGGAGCCTGTACTTGAAGAGACCTACGGGGTCATCCTGTACCAGGAGCAGGTCATGAAGATTGCCGGCGTCCTTGCCAATTACAGCATGGCCCAGGCTGACGGGCTTCGAAAGGCCATGGGAAAAAAGATTGCCGCCATGATGGAGGAGCACCGTACCCTTTTTATGAAGGGTGCCCAGGAAAACGGCCATGATCCCAAAAAGGCTGAAGAGCTTTTTAACCTCATGGAAAAATTTGGCGGCTACGGCTTCAATAAGTCCCATTCAGCAGCCTACGCGCTGATTGCCTTTCAGACCGCATTTCTCAAAGCCCATTTTCCCGTTGAATTCATCGCGGCCCTGATGACCTCCGAACGCAGCAACTCCGATGCGGTGCTCAAGTACATGGATGAATGCAAAGCCCATAACATCAAGGTGCTGCCCCCGGATGTCAATCAGAGTGATGCCTTTTTCAATGTGGATAATGATTGCATCCGTTTTGGCCTGGCCGCCATTAAAGGCGTGGGCGAGGCTGCCATTGAATCTATTGTGGAAAACCGTGAAAAGGAAGGGGACTATACCAGCCTTTATAATTTCTGCGAACGGGTGAATTTGACCAAGGCCAATAAAAAAGTTCTTGAAGCCCTGATTAAATGCGGGGCGTTTGACTCCACCAACGACAAACGCGCCCAGATGATGGCTGTGCTTGAAGATGCCCTGGATCACGGCTCCAGGATCCAGAAGGAGAAAGCAGATGCCCAGCTGGATCTGTTTGCAGATTTAGGTGTGGGGATCAGCCTTCCCTCCAGTATCCCAAGAATACCTGACATGGACGAGTGGGAGGGCAAGGTTTTACTGGAGCTTGAAAAAGAAGCCCTGGGGTTTTACATCACCGGCCACCCCATGGATAATTATGCGGAGATCATACGCAAGTTTGCCAGTGTTAATACTGTTACCCTTCAAGACGTTGAAGATGAACAGATGATCCGCATCGGCGGGAACCTGAAGGTGCAAAAAGTTCATAAAACCAAAAAAGGGGACCTCATGGCTTTTTGTAATATTGAGGACCAGTATTCAACCGTGGAGCTGGTGGTGTTTCCTGAACTTTATGCCGGGACCCATACCTTTCTGTCCCAGGAGCAGGTTGTTATTGTCGAGGCCGAAGTTCAAAAGAAAGAGAATACGATCAAGCTGTTGGGCCAGGCCATTGTCCCGGCAACCCAGGCGGAAACCCTCTGGGCGGCAGGCATTGTCATGCTGGTGGATGCCAACCGTCATGGAACTGATGTGTTTGATCAGCTCAAGCCCGTGATTGAACGATATCCCGGAAATTGTGTCTCTTTGTTCAATATTCACATTGATGCAGAACATCCTGATGTGATGGTCAAGTTGTCGGATGAGTACAAGTCCGATGCCTGTCCCGGTCTTTTCCAGGAAATTGAAACTATACTTGGGCCCGGCAGCATTGAAACCAGATGCGCACCTGTCAAAGAGAAGGTGAAAAAGAAAAAACGCTGGCCCAAAAAACAACTTACCTGA
- the guaB gene encoding IMP dehydrogenase gives MSNVIPEQGLSFDDVLLLPDFSSILPDEVTTRTLLTKELELNIPIVSAAMDTVTESDTAISMARAGGIGFIHRNLSIAEQVVEVDRVKKSESGMIVDPVTVHPDATISDVLDIMAKYRISGIPVVEDDKLVGIVTNRDLRFETQLDKPARAVMTSKNLVTVPEKCTLEESKIMLHKHRIEKLLVVDAQGKLKGLITIKDIEKIRKYPNACKDSLGRLRAGAAIGVGSDMMTRVEALLTAGADALVIDTSHGHSQNVISAIQRIKAAYPACQLIAGNVATEAGAKALIDAGVDAVKIGIGPGSICTTRIVAGVGVPQLTAVMNCADISKKTGVPLIADGGIKFSGDISKALGAGAHSVMLGSLLAGTKESPGEIVIYQGRSYKAYRGMGSVEAMKKGSSDRYYQKDTGKNEELVPEGIVGRIPYRGTVRENIVQMIGGLKAGMGYLGAATIEELHKKAKFVRITAAGLRESHVHDVAITKEAPNYRVESN, from the coding sequence ATGTCCAATGTAATACCAGAACAGGGGCTCTCATTTGATGATGTGCTCCTGCTTCCCGATTTTTCATCAATTTTGCCGGATGAAGTGACTACACGCACTCTTCTGACCAAGGAACTTGAGCTTAACATCCCCATTGTCAGTGCCGCCATGGATACGGTGACGGAATCAGATACCGCCATCAGCATGGCCCGGGCCGGCGGTATAGGGTTTATCCACAGAAATTTAAGTATTGCCGAGCAGGTGGTTGAAGTGGACCGGGTTAAAAAAAGCGAAAGCGGCATGATTGTTGACCCTGTAACCGTCCATCCCGACGCCACCATCTCCGATGTGCTGGATATCATGGCCAAATACCGGATTTCAGGTATTCCGGTTGTTGAAGACGATAAGCTGGTGGGCATTGTGACCAACAGGGATCTTCGTTTTGAGACTCAGCTGGATAAGCCGGCCCGGGCGGTGATGACCAGTAAAAACCTGGTGACCGTGCCTGAAAAATGTACCCTGGAAGAGTCAAAAATCATGCTGCATAAACACAGGATTGAAAAACTGCTGGTGGTGGATGCCCAGGGTAAACTTAAAGGCTTGATCACCATCAAGGATATTGAAAAGATAAGAAAATATCCCAATGCCTGCAAGGATTCCTTGGGACGCCTGAGAGCCGGTGCCGCCATTGGTGTGGGGTCCGATATGATGACGCGCGTGGAAGCGCTTTTGACTGCCGGGGCCGATGCGCTTGTTATTGACACCTCCCATGGACACTCCCAAAATGTGATCAGTGCCATTCAGCGTATTAAGGCGGCGTATCCCGCCTGTCAGCTCATTGCCGGTAATGTGGCCACAGAGGCCGGGGCAAAAGCACTGATTGACGCCGGTGTTGATGCCGTTAAAATCGGTATTGGGCCTGGTTCCATATGCACCACCCGTATTGTTGCCGGTGTCGGCGTACCCCAGCTCACCGCCGTGATGAACTGTGCCGATATTTCAAAGAAAACCGGCGTGCCCCTGATTGCCGACGGTGGAATCAAGTTTTCCGGAGATATTTCCAAAGCTTTAGGTGCAGGTGCCCATTCCGTTATGCTGGGCAGCCTTCTGGCCGGCACCAAAGAAAGTCCCGGCGAAATCGTCATTTATCAGGGCCGCTCATATAAGGCATACCGTGGCATGGGGTCTGTGGAAGCCATGAAAAAGGGCAGTTCCGACAGATATTACCAGAAAGATACCGGTAAAAATGAGGAACTGGTTCCCGAAGGTATTGTAGGCCGGATTCCGTACCGGGGAACCGTACGTGAAAATATTGTCCAGATGATCGGCGGGCTTAAGGCCGGCATGGGATATCTTGGGGCGGCCACCATTGAAGAGCTGCACAAAAAGGCAAAATTTGTCCGGATCACTGCCGCAGGGTTAAGGGAAAGCCATGTCCATGACGTAGCCATTACCAAGGAAGCGCCCAACTACAGAGTGGAAAGTAATTAA
- a CDS encoding alpha/beta fold hydrolase, producing MVRLFIVLLGITLLYQTGRTFVLKQEREIRNCTYGMLKQLFPDTFEKANNQYGLFYFTGSGASVQRCTGVVESGCVVLIHGLDEPGLIFEQLASELHRQGHPVLFFLYPDDQNIDASSQLLFNNLVPLSFAGPVVLVGHSMGGLVARHLLVDPGIDYARARVLGRVPEVSDLIMAGTPNHGAVLSRFRLFMEIREQYLLSVHHRWHWLSGFVDGTGAAGIDLLPQSQFMKHQNNLPFPENTNCHMIAGQIFPFPVNMPQHFQITGHQIPADLLPPESNFFLSMLDRVGLMIGDGLVSINSAVPLDVPVTLVKADHRRMLDNRFSGSLRVPPAIPVILDILEHRKQ from the coding sequence TTGGTCCGCCTTTTTATTGTTCTGCTTGGTATAACGTTGTTATACCAGACAGGCCGGACCTTTGTTTTAAAACAAGAGCGGGAAATTAGAAATTGTACATATGGGATGCTCAAACAGCTGTTTCCCGATACATTTGAAAAGGCAAATAACCAGTATGGCCTGTTTTATTTTACAGGGTCGGGTGCATCTGTCCAAAGATGTACCGGTGTTGTTGAATCGGGCTGTGTTGTTCTTATTCACGGCCTTGACGAACCAGGGCTGATCTTTGAGCAACTTGCGTCAGAACTTCACCGGCAAGGGCATCCGGTGTTGTTTTTCCTCTATCCGGATGACCAGAATATTGATGCGTCATCCCAACTGTTGTTCAATAATCTTGTGCCGTTATCCTTTGCAGGCCCTGTTGTTCTTGTGGGGCACAGCATGGGTGGGCTTGTGGCAAGACACCTTTTGGTTGATCCCGGAATTGATTATGCCCGGGCCAGGGTGCTTGGCCGGGTACCTGAAGTCAGTGACCTGATTATGGCCGGAACCCCGAACCACGGGGCGGTTCTGTCAAGGTTCAGGCTTTTCATGGAGATACGGGAGCAATACCTGCTTAGCGTTCATCACAGGTGGCATTGGCTTTCTGGCTTTGTTGACGGGACCGGAGCCGCAGGTATTGATCTTTTACCGCAATCCCAGTTTATGAAGCACCAGAACAATCTGCCATTTCCTGAAAATACAAATTGTCACATGATTGCAGGGCAGATTTTTCCTTTTCCTGTGAATATGCCTCAGCATTTTCAGATCACCGGACACCAGATCCCTGCCGATTTACTGCCGCCTGAATCTAATTTTTTTCTTTCAATGCTGGACAGGGTTGGGCTTATGATCGGAGACGGTCTTGTCTCCATAAATTCTGCCGTACCTTTAGATGTGCCTGTAACCCTTGTGAAAGCCGATCACAGGCGAATGCTTGACAACCGGTTTTCCGGCAGCCTTCGGGTTCCTCCTGCCATCCCTGTGATACTTGATATTCTGGAGCACCGTAAACAGTGA